The Apibacter raozihei DNA segment CAATAAAAATTTTATTTTCAAAATTATTTTTCTTAATATATATTAAATTTATTTAGTATCTGATTTAAATTAAATAGTTTTTAGAGTACGTATTTATTTTTAAATAAATATTTTACTGTGTATACATTCTAAAACATTTCTAAAGAATTTAACTTTATAATAAAGATTGCAAAGCCTCTCTGAGCTGAGGATATTTAAACTTATAACCACTTTGCAATAACTTATCGCATGACACCCTGCTACCTTCTAAAATCATCCCAGCAGATTCACCCAATGCTAATTTTATTAAAAACCCAGGTATATTAGGCATAATTAAAGGTTTGTCCATCATATCTGCCAATAAATGAGTAAATCCTTTGTTTGTAGTTGGTTCAGGAGCAACTGCATTATATGTGCCTGAAATTTCAGTATTTATTACCGCTTCTTTAAAAATATTGCATAAATCATCAATATGAATCCAAGGCATATATTGCTTACCAGAGCCCAAATTAGCTCCTACATAATATTTTATAGTTTTTTTTATTATTTCCATAACCCCCTTGGGACTATCTGACAATACAACACCCAAACGAACTTTAGCTACTCTATCCGCAACATTTTCTAAAAGAAAGTTATCAGCCGCCTGTTCCCATTGTATACACACATCACTTAAAAAATCATCACCGGGCTTATCCATTTCATTATATATTTTATCAGATGTTTTCATTCCGTAGTAACCCACAGCAGACGCAGAAATGAAAGAATCAATATGCAAAGAATGTTTTTTTAAAGATTCTAATAATAATTGAGCTGACTCAATTCGGCTAGATAGTATAACTTTTTTTCGTTCCTGAGACCATCGTTTATCTGCGATACCTGCACCGGCTAAATGTATGATATTATTAACCCCTTGCAATGCCCGGATATCTAATTTTTTATTGACAAGATCCCATTCAAATTCGTTTTCTTTTTTTTTGTTACGTGTTAAATAACGAAGATTATAATTTTCTTTAAGTAGAGAAGATAAATGTTGAGCAACCCCTCCATTTGCTCCGGTAATAAGTATTGTTTTTTTCATGTTATCTAGTGTTAAGTCACTTAATTACAAATGTACTCATTAATTATGAATAAATTAAAGAATCCAATAACCCTGTTTTAAAGACCAGTGTTAATATAATATTAATTAATAAAATCGTTGTTAGAATATTATTATATTTGTTAGAGAAACCTTAGAAAAACGTTGTTATATGTATTCAGAAGATAACCAGTCTTATTCAGCTTCAGAATTAGAATTGATTAATAAAAAGAAAACATTCCAAAAAGAAAAAAATGTTTGTTCCTCTAAAAGTTTTGAAAATATCATTAATGGAAAAACAATTTTAAATTTTTGTTCTTCTAATTATCTGGGGCTAGATTATACTTATCAATCCAGTGATACTTTTGATACTTTTTATTCTGCTAAAAGGTATGGATTATCAACAACACCTTTTATGAATGAAATAAGATCATTAACTAAACAACTTGAAATAAAAATATCTAAATTTCTTAATCAGGAAAGTACTTTATTATTCACTACATTTCAGGATGCTTATGGGGGGATATTTGATTCTTTATTTACTGAAAAGGATATAATTTTTTATGATGAACAAT contains these protein-coding regions:
- a CDS encoding TIGR01777 family oxidoreductase translates to MKKTILITGANGGVAQHLSSLLKENYNLRYLTRNKKKENEFEWDLVNKKLDIRALQGVNNIIHLAGAGIADKRWSQERKKVILSSRIESAQLLLESLKKHSLHIDSFISASAVGYYGMKTSDKIYNEMDKPGDDFLSDVCIQWEQAADNFLLENVADRVAKVRLGVVLSDSPKGVMEIIKKTIKYYVGANLGSGKQYMPWIHIDDLCNIFKEAVINTEISGTYNAVAPEPTTNKGFTHLLADMMDKPLIMPNIPGFLIKLALGESAGMILEGSRVSCDKLLQSGYKFKYPQLREALQSLL